In the Uranotaenia lowii strain MFRU-FL chromosome 1, ASM2978415v1, whole genome shotgun sequence genome, tttaaaaatatttatagtttaatGGGGTTCTTTAGTTAAAAATGAGCTAAATtgactgttaaaaaaaacctgtcaaaTAGTCGTCACGTCACAAATGTGTCATTTGAAGTTAAGTTAGAGAATCGAATAATCTTTCAATAGATGCTTTGCATGAAACGAGTTTGGgcttattttaatattattttacgCTAGTATTTAACATAACAGACCTCAAGTGAACTTTCAACGAATATTTGGTTCGGTTTGAAAAAGCCGAACTGAGCGCAATTGTCCTgagcaaattttgaaacagcagaatttgaatttgaaaatcagCGAATATGATTGACTAAAATTAGCTTGAGTCCTTTAGTTTAGTTCCTGTCCTTGCAGTTCATAAATATTGTTCTTGTAAAAATTTGTGATGAGATTTAGTTTGGGCAGAGTTTACTTATTTGCGACTGTTTTGAATCATTTCGTAACAGTAGTTGTTGTTAGCACTGAACtgatttttccaacattttttttttttttcaaaaacatttataatcaaaagatggccaatgttgctgcatacatgtaggggtaaaaattatacacatttctctttttttttaccctaaaaacaaattaaatgttGCCTTCATGCAACTCCCTAGGTCCTCGCCCTGTTcgcatgttctttttttttcttcaaatcggaccatttgatagggttttagccatttttactatacgagctttctcatggaaaatcaacgtttttttttttcaatatccaaaaattatcaccatttttgctcctaaatgcttaaatttgatcaggagagatgtttgtttgtgagccttcgaaagaccagatatttaaagattttaaaattacattttaaatgtgatcaaagttccccctgTTTACGGTACTCTAATGTACAGAATATCCgatgaaacaattttttgttcacttttttcaaatacgTCTATTTTCGAAAAAGTAATAAGTTCCGGATTGTAAATAACTTATTTTCTCTGATATAATCActgctttcaaaaaattgcgtAAATTACCCATAAATtacaaaatgctaaaaaaaaatcacttagagttaaaaaaagctgaaattttaagcTATACACAcaaggatgtttttttttatttttgtttatatcatgaccacaaaaaatgtaaaaaagttgtccGAAAACCGTACTATTCAAttaatgaaccgtcaaaattgtttaattattttttagtaTTCTGTAGTTGATCTACGaccttttttccgaagcatgtttttccggattttttttctttcttagactttgaatacaGGAAAACTAAAGTTTTTTAGGTGAAGAATGTTTGAGACACATATTTGAATTATGAGTTACGAGTTTTCCAAAtctataaattatgaaaaaaaatggttgaaatacaaaaaaagatatatcaggtttagtcaggagtgtcaaattgacactccagggactgtaacgggtaaaaatttcaaactcggACGAGGGTTAAAATGCTTTGATTtagtattttgtaaaaaaattatgatgaaatttctTATTAAAAGTAGAAAACCTTAAAAAGAGCTTTTGAAACTGATTCTTTTGTTTTTGAGAATCGGAAATTTCGTGAGACTCAGTGGAAAAGCgggaattgtaaaatttaaatagagAGGTCACCCTGGGATCGGTATATTTCACCCCTGAAGGCTAAAGATGTTCCAAAGAATatgaaattcaagtttacttcCCAGCATCCCACCGaagccatgtttttttttggagcgGGTGCTTCGAATGTTTTGAAGATGCCACTTGTTTTCATAAAAGCTggagtaaaaattaaaactgaagTCTACATGGACATTTTGAATAATTAGGTGCTTCCGTGGATTCGGGCATACTTCGGGAGACCAGAGAATGTTGTTTTCCAACAAGATGGAGTCCATGCCATACCCCGAAACAGATTTAAACCTGGTTGGAGGAGAGCATAAGGATTTGTACCCTCTTGATACTTTGGTATGGGCGTATGTTCATGCGAAGGTCTGAGGATCCTCTTACTCAACAGTTGATTCTTTGAAGGCTTCCATCCCTgacttttaaaatcaatttaatatcaagaaaaatatttttggaccaTGAAGacagattttttgatttttttttttggtcatacgTTAAATCTTGAAACTGTGaggaaactgattttttttaacaataagtAGTAAAATCAAACCCGAAAACTGCTATAGTATTGCCCCATTCTAAGGATATTCAAACAACTGAGAAATGCAAATTTAAAATCCGTTTGAACGgggataaattttttcaatgtttcaaattgAGATCTGTGATATATGAAAAGTGTTAAACTCGCaagaaattttgattcaaagatttaatAATTTACTAAACTACTAGGAATCAAGTGTTAACAGTCCGGTAACAATTTCAGTCTCTTAATGGTGATAGGCGTAGGTAGCTGGGGCAGCATAACTAGCATAAGCTGGCTGCTGAGCATACGAGGCATAGGCTGGCTGAGATACAATGGTCTTGGTGGCCACTGGGGCAGCATACGAGGCGTAAGCTGGCTGCGAGACGTAGGTCTTGGCAACTGGAGCGGCATAGGAAGCATAACCTGGCTGAGCGATCACAGTCTTGGCGATGGCTGGCTGGGCGATGACGGCCTTGGCAGCCAGAGGTTCGCGGTGGACAACAGCGTTGAATCCGTGGATCGGATCAGCAGTGTATTCGACAGTACGCTTGACGCCATCTGGGTCAACAACGGAGTAAGATCCCTGGACGGCATCTCCGTTGCGGGATTCCTGCTGGGACTTCTGATCACCGGTCAGGGCATCGGAGATTCCGTACGAGAAAGAGTACTGTGGGTTGGGGTCATACTCATCGGCGATAACCTGCTTGGCCACGACAGTCTTGGCCAGTGGGGCGGCATAGGCCAGCTGCTGAACTGGGGCACCGTAGGACAGAGCTGGAGCAGCGCCATAGGACACAGCTGGGGAAGCGATGAGTCCAGCGTGGGCAACGGCCATCAAGGCGAAGAAGGTTACGaactgaaacaaaacaaaaaataaacgttAAAATCAGcaaatttcaatgataaagtGATCATTGAAAATATTATCATTTCTCGATCGCGACTGAAACTCACTTTGAATGCCATGGTTGATGGAAGGAAGGCAGTTGTTGACTAAGGAATGAAACTGATCGAACTGTGCCTGGGACAAATCGTTCTTTTCATTTTATAGCAAGTAAAATGTTTTCGATCGCCCGAAATAACTCGTTCTAAATCCCAAACGGCCGAAACTGAACCCGGCATAGTGGTTGCGCGCATTGTTTTGCCGTTTCGCCGATTTTGCGTTACGGATCATTTGCTGTCTGATATCCGATCAGCCCACTCATGGAAACCGGACCAGTTTAATTGGGCTGCCTTCGAATGGGTTCGATGAAGAAAGTTTTGCTTCCGGATTAGCCCGCTCAACTGCCTTGAACTTCTCTGGCTTTTTAGGATTGACTCGTGCCGTCCAGGATAGCAACAAAATCAAGCAAGACTATCACGTGAATTTTTAGCATATCAGTCccgatttttcgttttcaatgCTGTAGATTGGAAACTATGTTCATCATCTTCGACGTTATTTATTGATTTAGATTCGGATGGCTCAAAATAGATATTAACACTGTATGGTACAATATAAACGGAGAAAGCCTTCAGAAACTGTTTCCCAACGTGTGGAGTTGATAATGATAAGCGAAACATGGGGGAGAATTTGTTCCATATGTCAGTTTTCGCACTCCGAAGCGCACTCTGTTGGAATTGTAAATCCTGGCAAAGCATAACGGAGGACAACAACGAACGTGCCTTTTGCATCCACACCAAAATGTATCCAATCCATATCTTCCAAGTCCCGACTAAGCAGTGTGTTGTGACTACCTATCTAACAGTATAACTAGTTATGAATATGTTTCTAATGATCGGCTCATCCGTTGGATGTCTTCTCGTGACCTGTCATCATCGTTTTGGTTCTTCATCTTGCAAACAAACGGTCCAAGCCAGGCCACCACAAGCTGCAACTTGTGCCAGTATGATCTGTTCGAATGCTATGAATAATAATTACCAAAACGCTTCGGTGCACATTTCGGCAAACTTCTTGCGCTTCCCTAGGGTAATGTATCTTAACACGGGATGGTTAAGTTCGCAATAtctagaaaaaatcttaaaaatgttgtCGCTCTGATCATATCTAGAAAACGCTTAGAATtgattcaacaaaaaacaatgtTACTTCTTGAAccagttaaaaaatttgagctGTTTTTGTGCACGCTGACcctgtttaaattttgtaagatCAATTGTTGACTATGGGCTATGAGATGTTTTAGAACTGcctaaatttcttgatttttttttaatggcgatccatgaaagtttgtttttttttttaattgaacgcatgaaaatttctaattattttttcaaaacttgcaaTTATTGACTCCAAAAAGCTACATTGACATTCCTACACATTGTTGCTTCTGAAAGATCGTGAGTCGCATCAGAAGAGGCTGCTTGTCAAACAAAATTCAGAGGAAACGTTAAGGATACCCGTAAGATGTTATTGCATATCGTTGCTGACGTCCTTTGTGTTTGTGTGCTTATCAACCTATACGAGAACTCGTCGATTATGCCATTCGATATCATCATCCATAGCGCAACAGCCAGCAACGGAATGTTGGCCTAGAAATGTTGTTGGTTATATTTCATTTCGAATGCATGCCTGGAAAATGATATCAACGGCAGCGTGGAGAAGATCCTTTGATGAACTTCATTTTCATCGTGTTCTGCCCGTTAGCCTGTTGATATTCTTGCGGTTGATAAACATAAGAAAGTAACTACTCGTTTTGTTGTGATGATGTTTTGTCAAAATGCTAAAAGTTTCATATTAAACCTTACATTCGAAATAAtcggaaacagaaaaaaatgacaactctgacaacaaaaatacaaaataacaattttgaaaatttttacaatttgaaaattttcaaaatcttgacaattttgacagttttggcaattttgacaattttgacaatttcgacaattttgacaattttgacaattttgacaattttgaaaattttgacaatttcgccaattttgaaaattttgacaattttaacaattttgacaatttttacaattttgaccattttgacaattttgacgatactaacaattgtgacaattttgacaattttgacaattttgacaattttgaccattttgaccattttgacaattttgacgattttaacaattagacaatttcgaaaattttgacaattttaaaaaagtttgaaaacttttacaattttgacaattttgacaatttcgacaattttgacaattttgacaacattgacgattttgacaattttgacaattttgacaatttttacaatattgataatttcaacagttttgacaattttgacaattttgacaatttgtacagatttgacaattttgataattttaacaattttgaaaatttcgattattttaacaattttgacaattgtgaggttttggacaattttgacaatttgacaatgttgaaatgttgacaattttgacgattttgacaattttgacaatttttacaattttgacaattttgacatattcgacaatattcataattttgtcaatatcgacagttttgacaattttgacaattcgtccagatttgacaattttagcaattttgaaaatttcgattataaatgacaagtttgataattttgacaatttggacaaattttaaaaattttgacatatttgacaattttgaaaatattgacagttttgacacttttgacgaTTTAAACAATTATggcaattttgactattttgacagttttgaaaattttgacaattttgacaattttgacaattttgacaattttgacaattttgacaattttgacaattttgacaattttgacaattttgacaattttgacaattttgacaattttgacaattttgacaattttgacaattttgacaattttgacaattttgacaattttgacaattttgtcaattttgacaatttgacgattttgacaattttgacaattttgtcaatttcgacgattttgacaattatgaccattttgacaattttgacaattttgacaattttgacaattttgacaattttgacaattttgacatctttggcaatgttgaaaattttgacaatttgacaatttcgacgattttgacaattttgacaatgttgacaatttttacaattttgacaatttgaaacattttaaccattttgacaattttgcgatttgagaattttgagtattttgacagttttgataattttaacaattttgaaaatttcgacagtttgaaagatttggaaattttgacagatttgataattttgacaattttgacagttttaacaatttgtaCCATTTAGGCcatttgacaattttagcaattttgacaacgatgaccagaaatgacaaaattgacaaaaatgacaaaattgacgaaaatgacaaaaatgacaaaaatgacaaaaatgacaaaaatgacaaaatgacaaaaatgatataaatgacaaaaatgacaaaaatgacaaaaatgacaaaaatcacaaaaatgacaaaaatgacaaaaatgacaaaaatgacaaaaatgacaaaaatgacaaaaatgacaaaaatgacaaaaatgacaaaaatgacaaaaatgacaaaaatgacaaaaatgacaaaaatgacaaaaatgacaaaaatgacaaaaatgacaaaaatgacaaaaatgacaaaaatgacaaaaatgacaaaaatgacaaaaatgacaaaaatgacaaaaatgacaaaaatgacaaaaatgacaaaaatgacaaaaatgacaaaaatgacaaaaatgacaaaaatgacaaaaatgacaaaaatgacaaaaatgacaaaaatgacaaaaatgacaaaaatgacaaaaatgacaaaaatgacaaaaatgacaaaaatgacaaaaatgacaaaaatgacaaaaatgacaaaaatgacaaaaatgacaaaaatgacaaaaatgacaaaaatgacaaaaatgacaaaaatgacaaaaatgacaaaaatgacaaaaatgacaaaaatgacaaaaatgacaaaaatgacaaaaatgacaaaaatgacaaaaatgacaaaaatgacaaaaatgacaaaaatgacaaaaatgacaaaaatgacaaaaatgacaaaaatgacaaaaatgacaaaaatgacaaaaatgacaaaaatgacaaaaatgacaaaaatgacaaaaatgacaaatatgacaaaaatgacaaaaatgacaaaaatgacaaaaatgacaaaaatgacaaaaatgacaaaaatgacaaaaatgacaaaaatgacaaaaatgacaaaaatgacaaaaatgacaaaaatgacaaaaatgacaaaaatgacgaaaatgacaaaaatgataaaaatgacaaaaatgacaaaaatgacaaaaatgacaaaaatgacaaaaatgacaaaaatgacaaaaatgacaaaaatgacaaaaatgacaaaaatgacaaaaatgacaaaaatgacaaaaatgacaaaaatgacaaaaatgacaaaaatgacaaaaatgacaaaaataacaaaaataacaaaaataacaaaaatgacaaaaatgacaaaaatgacaaaaatgacaaaaatgacaaaaatgacaaaaatgacaaaaatgacaaaaatgacaaaaatgacaaaaatgacaaaaatgacaaaaatgacaaaaatgacaaaaatgacaaaaatgacaaaaatgacaaaaatgacaaaaatgacaaaaatgacaaaaatgacaaaaatgacaaaaatgacaaaaatgacaaaaatgacaaaaatgacaaaaatgacaaaaatgacaaaaatgacaaaaatgacaaaaatgacaaaaatgacaaaaatgacaaaaatgacaaaaatgacaaaaatgacaaaaatgacagaaatgacaaaaatggcaaaattgacaaaaattacaaaaattacaaaaattacgaaaatgacaaaaattacaaaaattacaaaaattacaaaaattacaaaaattacaaaaattacaaaaattacaaaaattacaaaaattacaaaaattacaaaaattacaaaaattacaaaaatgacaaaaatgagagaaatcacaaaaatgacaaaaatttcaaaaaaaaaatgacaaaaatgacaaaaatgacgaaaatgacaaaaatgacaaaaattctcaaaagttttttcgagtttaaacAAGTcagttgaagaaatttttttcatgggaAATGGAAGATCCTGTACGACTTGAGTTTGTCCATAAATGAACGGAAATTATTCGTCTTGAACtttcatattaatttttcaacccCCCAGCACATATAAGAAGTGTTGGAATATTCTATTCTTCCATAGCATCGAGATGATGAATTCAAACCCGAATCATGTCATTCTATGCTAAGGCACCCGAATTCAATACGAATCCAAGTCGATATTTTctacacttttttttctcaggaaAAGGGAAGAACCAAGACATTTCCAATGCTTTTTATGGAACCACAAATGTACGCGATCACGATACAGCAGCACCGCGCGAAAAACGCAAACCAATCTCATCAGCCAGTCTGCAAGCAGCCAGCAGTACAGACACATGTGTTTGCCAAATCTGACATATTTATGGGTCGTTTCAATCGGGTGACATGTGTTGAATGTCgagagtttgattttttttccccgtTCGTCCCTCTTTTGGTCTGGCGCATCCTATGCTGGAGCCATACGGCAACGCAGTCTTCAGAAGAAGtaagttggaaaaaaaatctcttcaaaggatATGTTGTGAAAGATAGCTCGATGATGGCGGTACATGCATATCGGAGTGATTGCATTCACACCCGGAAAAGGCACAGTGACACACAATCGATGGCGATGATGATGTAGCTGGGAATATCTGTTGATGAGTTCTTAGAAATTCGTCTGTTGGAATAGGtcatgtgaaaattcaaggctttcggaacaattttcgaaaaaaaaaacattgataaacTTGTACCTCCGCTTGAGGGTGATTTTCGCGattttatttgacaaatttgccACCTTTGCGAGTGCACTCGAAAACAACCATTCGTTATTTCCAATGACTTTCggaatggaaaataaaatgtCCCTCTGTACCGGACCAAATAACAAGCGCATACAATTCGAGTTTTCCACCTGCCGAGATGCTATTTGTgccagataaacaactttgttttcgATTCATTTCTTTTGTAGAAGAAAAACGATCATTTTTCTTACCAGCAGCACACACATCGAATTTGCAAGACCCGCTAGCCATGCTAGCTTGAAGACTATTTTTCCCATTTTGTCAAAAGTCAAAGTTCCACACATTGTTTTGGAATTCTCGTCGTTTCGATAACGGAGGTGTTTTTCTACAGCACCCACCCACCCACAAGTATCAGCACCCACAAGTAGACAGCTCTATTTTGCCAATGGTGGTGCTTCTACAGAGCGACAACGTAGATTGGATAATAAAAGACTTTCCACGGAATGGTCGTTTTTCTCACCTCATATCCTCACCTGAATCAAATGGAAAAATGCGCAGCAGAGCCAGGATGAAGAGCAAGAAAAAACGCTGGCAACACCTGAAGAACCGTGTCCAGTCGTTTGGAATTGATTTCGTTGGAAAATACCGATGTAGATTGCCCCACAGAAACGTGGAGTATGGAGCTTCTGAGAGTGCCGCCAACATTTAAAACACATTAGGgaaattgataaacaaaataatattttctcgAAGGTGCGACAAAACCCGGTGGATTATCCGTCGTCGGCGTTCCTGgagctggctggctggctgggtgaggatgtttgcttttttctttgtaaattttgcttcCAGCTAGCCAGCCAAGCCAACAAATAACACCGAAGTgtgattgaaaaatgaaacaataacaAGACCAGCTccgttaaatgaaaaaaaaaccaagaatataGACTGAGCTCATGTTCGAGTGACAACGATTTCTGTGTTGATGCTTTTctgctagttttttttctgtacctAGTTATTTTTTCCGATGAAACGGATGCAAGTCAAAGGATTATGGAGGGATTACGGAAACGTTTAACTCGATGTTGTTGTGTACCGAGATAGCTTGGCTGGGTTCGAGTTCATTCTTCGAAAGAGTAGTTTGTTTTCAGTTTCCAAGGATTAGGTAGATGGCTAACGGACATTGATTCAATAAATTGCTGTGGAGATGTGGCTTTTGAATTTAGTTAATTTAAGAAAAGGGCGACTGGAGAAGTTGAATACTTTGGAAATTATATATGAAAAGTTTCGAACTTTGCTCAATATTATGACATACCTATAATCTAAAATAAGCGtcagtattataaaatagccAAATATGCTAGAAGTCCCAAATGTAGTCTGTCagaaatttaacagtttttcacGGATCTTCATCTGGATATCTCGAAAGGttgcaaatatttgaaaacgtaaaaatatgcatttgaaagggcatgttttcaattttcagccaAAGGATAAGTGCATATAATCTGGTTTCGTGAAAGAAGCACTCAAACTTCGTTGTGTTCCAATAGattccatagatattttttatgaactttttatgaactttATCAAAAACATCGTTTATTTGACGTTAATTTTATGCACTTTTACCTCTTTGGCGAACTCTATCAAAAAACATCGTTTATTTGACGTTAATTTTATGCACTTTTACCTCTTTGGCGCCAAACACATGAACTTATAAGTACTCTTTAgccaccaaataaattcactttCAAAATCTGTTCCCTATTccacaaacaaattttcatatttaagaCGATACGATTATTCAGAAGGAAATGGGATGTTATGGGATGAACTAATGTggtaaaaaatataacaaaattatgacaaaaatctgacaacaaaatgACAACAACCCGACAAAACCATGTCataaatttggcaaaaatgtgatcaaaaaatgacaaaattatgacaaaatatgacaaatgtggtgaaaacatgacaaaattgtgACATGTCAactatttgacaaattttacaaaaattgaacaataaaatgacaacaatctgaCAAATCTgacatttgacaaaattatgtcctaaatatgaaaaaaaaaaaaataaaatgacgaaacaagacaaaaatcagacaaaCCTGGCAAAACAATATTACAagtatgatgaaaaattgacaatgacaaaacatgacaaaacaagttacaaaataatgacaaaatctggcaaatatgaaaaaaatatgtcttaattATGACTAAAATTCgacatgaatttattaaaaaaaaaaagacaaaaaaaaggcaaatgtgataaatatatgacaaaattatgacataaacctgacaaatatgataaaatcatTACAGAAAATGGACAATTGAATGAGAAAACACCAGAAAATTATGATGGTATTTTATGACAACAATCTGAAAgataccacatttgtcatacttttatcattttgtcatatttttacatagtcgaatttttgtcattttattttcatatttttgttttcatatttttctcatatttgtcAGTTTTTAGTCAAAATTCTGTCATATTTCTCCaattatagtattttttgtgtttttttattttattgccatttttatgtcataattttgccattttttgtcattttattgtcttatttttgtcatatttttaccaaattttatcattttattgccaatattttatcatagttttgtaatatttttgttctatttatcatacttttgtcatcattttctcaattttgttttatcacatttgtcaagtTTTTGTCATAATGTTGTCAGATTTGTCGTATTTTTACAAATTGGAACTCATTATGAGTTGATGTTCAACCGGAAATTTACGACTAGGGGTTCTGCGTTAACACATGCAGCTCATATAAAAACATATTGAGCCTAGCCCCAAACTCGTGACATACTCCATATAATTATGCccagaaatcaggaatttgAGATTCGGTTATGGGGGTTAGAATAGAAGAAATTACagaatttgataatattttgttcactaGTATTATCAATAAATGCAATGGTATGatgatcaattttcaaacatcgtatacttttcaaatgaaaatttaattccattttttacatttttggacCCGGTGAATAAAACACTACTTTCAGGAAATGACATTAGAGTTGGTGGCAAAGTATCTTTGGCTCTAAAAGAAATGTGACTTTCCGTTAGCAGAGTTTTTCAAACGAGatcaaaacataagaaaatattggaataaatgaTTTAATAGCATATGATGTTTGGCAGTCAAGGAATCGTTTTAGatgtttatcttgatatttttcaattatgtcacTTATTCCACTTTTGATCCAAGGGCTTTATTCATTTGTTTGTACAGTAGAACCCCACTTATCAGATCATTAAGCTATTACTTCTAAGCCTTCAAAAAGCCCACGCTCACGTTTTTAgagttttggaccactgtgcacttgGAGGGTGAATAAAAATAGCATTTCTAAaatcaattgtaaaaaatgcttataactttatttttttctatgatggTTTTTTAAGATCTTCAAAATACACCATCTCGTGGGCTGATAActcagaattttacagaaatttgaGGGATATGATGGGAGTTTTGTTTGTcagtttgtaattttaaaacaatcaatgccatttttcagcatttttaaaatttatgtttttgttgtCGTTTGTATTTATTAACAGCTTTGttattattgtatttttataacttttcattCTTGtctcttattttatttattttgggtgaaggttttgttattttttctcacaTGCCTGAAAGATTTCTCTTCTGGTTTTGAatacttaaaaaattgtttttatcctGAATGGTAGCTTCAATCTTACATTCCCGAAAGTCGGAAGACGA is a window encoding:
- the LOC129746905 gene encoding larval cuticle protein A3A-like, yielding MAFKFVTFFALMAVAHAGLIASPAVSYGAAPALSYGAPVQQLAYAAPLAKTVVAKQVIADEYDPNPQYSFSYGISDALTGDQKSQQESRNGDAVQGSYSVVDPDGVKRTVEYTADPIHGFNAVVHREPLAAKAVIAQPAIAKTVIAQPGYASYAAPVAKTYVSQPAYASYAAPVATKTIVSQPAYASYAQQPAYASYAAPATYAYHH